The Papaver somniferum cultivar HN1 chromosome 6, ASM357369v1, whole genome shotgun sequence genome segment ctaaaatgaaaaagtgataggAGCGTTGGAACTGTTCTAACTGGTGGGCTAGCACCTTCAGTGAGAGTTATGGTATGCCATACAGAGAGTGTTACGCCACACTGAATAACAATAACTGACCAGAAGGAAGAAGGAAGCAACACAGTTGCGCAAAAGAAGAGAGCTTATATATTTTCCTAACAATAAAGAAAGCAACACAGTTACGCAAAACAAGAGAGCTTGTATTTTTTCCAAATGATGCTTCAGCGTGCTCTATAATTATCGCAGGAAAATTCGGTTTTAGCATTTGAGTCGGCTAAATTAAGAAGCTGAGATGTAACAATAGTTGCGTTTGAGGGATCCAGAAAGGAGAGCTTTATACCCACAACACTGACAACTGTGGCAGTGTGGCTTAATCTTCCCTAACGCGTGCACACAAACACAAGAAAAGAGATCGCTGCAAATGGGACAATTATTAACTCATAATCCTATCAAACAAATTGGTTCTCAAGTACAATTATAAAACATCCTTATGTATGTTCATCAACTGCAACTGCCATTTAAACAACTAATgcacaaaagtttatatttattcATAGCACAGGGAATCCAACCTGTGCAGATTCTCCTTCAGATGATCGTTCCATTGTGGTTCTGTTGTCTGTTTCCTGTTTTATGGGGCTAACAACCTCTTAACCCCAGCTTTCTGCTCAGCTGTCAGTTTTGTTGGAAACTTGATGTTGAACTTTATTCTCAAGTTACCCTTCCTTGATGGGTCTTTGGGCAATGGCATTCCTTCCCTTGGAACAGTCTCTTCATGAGTAGGCTGAATGACATTAGTTATGGGGATCGTCAAAGTCCTTCCATCAAGAGTTGTGAGATGTACAGTGTACCCTGTCAGAGCTTCAACCAACGATATTCTTTGTGTGACAACCAGATCATTTCCTTCTCTAGTAAATGTACTGTGTGGTTTCTCGTCGATGATGAAAACCAAATCTGCTGGAATGATGTTCGGCTTTTCATTGCCCTTTTCTGGGAATGTGATCTTTGTCCCCTTCTTCCAACCAGGTTTGATGTCAATGGTCAAAATCTCCTCCACAGGCAGCGTATTCCTGAAGCAAGAGAAAGAAACGAGGTGTAAGCTAACAGTAGACCTTCATACCGGGCAGCAATAACAGAAGAACAAGTATAACAAAGCAGTATCGACTAGGCCAACAGACGAACTCATGAAAATGTACTCAGATTCAATCTGTTATAGCTTATAACCATGTAATTTGCAAGGATAGAATTTGCATGCTTTCGGTCAAGATGGATAGGCAAAGCAACCCAAACTAGCAACACAACAAAACATCTAAGGAGGGACTTGTTAGGTAACCAATAAGACATCTGTGGGAGCAGTACTAGTAATCCATTCTAGCACCAAATTAACAAACAAACCTACTAGCTACGAAATTGAAGAACCAAGCAGAAATAATTTATCTAAAATTGCAAAACTTGTTGACAGGGAGCAACAAAACTCACCCACTGGCATCAGCAATTTCCCtggatatcttcatcttcttggagGTACCTCTATAGAGATCCTCCAGGCTACAAGGTAGTGTATTCTCTATTGGAGGAGCCTTACGAGGAACAGCCTGATTCATTGATCCCTCCCCGAATTGTGAACCAAACATATCATCCCCAAACATGCTAGCAAACCGTTGAGTTCCCCTGGCACCACCAGCTCCACCTCCCATTCCTCCAAATGGACTTCCACCTCCTCCCATACCTCCAAACGGGCTAGAGTGCCCGAAAAACTCTGCAAAGATATCATCTGCATTTCTTGGATTGAATCTAAATACTGTAGGACCATCTCCGCTAGAGAAGAAAGAAGCACCACCACCAGGAGCTCCAGCACCCGGTGGAGGTACTTGACCTTTTAATCCCTCTTCCCCATACTGATCATATACAGCTCTCTTCTGTGGATCACTGAGAACCTAGAGATTTCAAATAAAAAAACGATGAACATATCTATAAACAAACTCAGAAGTGATTTTTTGGCTGACAGTAATAAAAATCGCAAGAGAAAAGCACAATCACACATAAGATTAAAGGCATCAAATTAAAATGGTATTGTTACAGACGAAATTCAAAGAAAAAAGCtatgaaaaattaagaaaaatagataagaattactcaCCTCATAAGCTTCAGAAATCTGTTTAAACTTGGCCTCAGCTTCCTTTTTATTATTGGGATTCTTATCAGGATGCCACTTCATAGCAAGTTTTCTATATGATTTTTTAAGATCATCATCGCTTGCACTCTTATCAACCTGTAATATCTTGTAATAATCTACTCCCATCCTTCTCTTATTTCTTTTGCTAAATCCTGCTCAAAACAATTGGTTTTCTCCTAACCCTTTTTAATGCTGTTCTGTCTCTGGTATCTTCAATTTTGGGGTGTCGATAGATTTTGTATCGACAAATATGATGAAGTAATTTAAATTTAGATTGTAGAAAGACATTGGAGTTACTGGATTTATCTGGAAGAATGGGAAAAGGGAAAGTTGTAGGAGATTCTAGAGCCTTGTATTTATGTTTCACCATCTTAATTACTCCTTTCTTTCCTTTATTTGGTCAAATTTTTCAAAGTTACTTCTCGTAGCACTGCTTCTTGTAACGGAAATAAAATAAAGTGAAAACTACGGCCACACCTATTGTCCAGATTTTGGACACTGTAAAATTCATGTCTAGAAAAATTCAGGCCCGCACTCATTTTCTAAGAAAAAATATCTTCCAAacccataatttctgaaattatgtttgggtctttcttcttcttcttttccaatccATAACTACATAAACCAAAACTCTCTTATACGATCTTCTTTCTCTCTGCTTTTGTCTCagttcttctttgtgaaaatctGTTGATTAAAATCAACAAAGCAGCGATGGGATTACTTTTTTAGAACAAACTATACCCTTCTTCAATTTCTATTCTTGGAGGAAGAAGAAATCTAATACTTGGATAATTATTTCACTCTTTATTGTTCTCTATATCTTATGGTTTTGCTACTACAATGATTTTGAATGATTTCTGATCTCCCATGTCTCACATGGTTAACACGATCTAGTTCTCCATAATCACTAGTTGATTTTATGAAATGAATTAGGGATACGACACAGAGAGTGTATTTTAGTTGGGGAAAAATTTGATATACTAAGAAATTAGGAAACCATATCTAGTAAAAGGGATTGTTAGTAATTGGTAGTGAGACTGACTGACTGGATATCCAGAAGCCTCTTTGATCTTTTGGTAAATATTCgtagttttttttctctttcgttTTAGTTGTGCACTGCAACTGTTTGTGAATTCGTTTAAGAGAAGACAAATGACATTTGATTTCATCACATAGTCATGGAAGTAGTATATGGAGTTCCACATTTTCAACTTGGTCTTGTTGTTTATGTTGGCTCTTGCACTAGAATATAAGAAATAGATATTTGAACCATTGCTCTGCCTCTTTTTGATCTGTTAACGTACTATGTAATCTATCAAGTTTAGTTCGTTTGtagtgattttattttgttagtgTTATTATGTTACAATCGACTACGTGATCTATTTTCCGTAGTATGTGGAGTTGGAAACAAGGGAAATTCGGAAGTTGATGGTTGGTTGTTGCAAAGTTTGCATATCTGGAAGTTGACTTGGGAAAGTGCTCGAGTCAGAAAGCTACTAAGCTATGCCAAGTGGTGGTTGTTGTTAACAAGTTTGAAGATGAGGCTTATAATGGGGTTGGACATACAATTGTTTAATTTTACTCCAAATGCAGTCGAGAAATTTGGTGCCTTTTGAAAACCTGTTGTAGCAATGCTTAAAGCTGCATTTCGTCCAGAGTAAAGTTATGGAAATTATACACTTACGGCATGTGGACTTAAAACAATCTTACAATTATTAATGATATTTGTATGTAATTATCTTTGTCACTACCTAATTGATGACAATTATATACCTACGGCATGTGGATAAGTACTAAACTACTTATGAGTTTGAGaagttggtgttgttggttggaaagctacaaATATGTATTGTGTTGGTGTTTttcataatggttgaataatctgttatgcagctatgaaaacggttgcataacctgttatgcatctacaattaaacctgcataaccatgttatgcattcgtgaaaatggatgcataacctgttatgcatctacaaaatttgttgcataacttgttatgcagtccagaaaacctgcataacctgttatgcgtccgaaaatatggctacataatgcattatgcatcgagaaaatagatgcataagcTGATATGcattcgtaaatatggatgcatactgcattatgcatcaattttttatatgtacggctaaaatcaaccaaaacactggtcacataacttgttatagatgcataattttgttatgcagtcgaaaaaatgg includes the following:
- the LOC113287553 gene encoding dnaJ protein homolog 1-like; protein product: MGVDYYKILQVDKSASDDDLKKSYRKLAMKWHPDKNPNNKKEAEAKFKQISEAYEVLSDPQKRAVYDQYGEEGLKGQVPPPGAGAPGGGASFFSSGDGPTVFRFNPRNADDIFAEFFGHSSPFGGMGGGGSPFGGMGGGAGGARGTQRFASMFGDDMFGSQFGEGSMNQAVPRKAPPIENTLPCSLEDLYRGTSKKMKISREIADASGNTLPVEEILTIDIKPGWKKGTKITFPEKGNEKPNIIPADLVFIIDEKPHSTFTREGNDLVVTQRISLVEALTGYTVHLTTLDGRTLTIPITNVIQPTHEETVPREGMPLPKDPSRKGNLRIKFNIKFPTKLTAEQKAGVKRLLAP